Proteins found in one Solitalea lacus genomic segment:
- a CDS encoding YggS family pyridoxal phosphate-dependent enzyme — protein MSISANINDFKKQLGAVNVKLIAVSKTQPIEKIQEAYDAGQKIFGENQVQEMVEKHELLPRDIEWHLIGHLQTNKVKYIAPFVNLIHSVDSLKLLQEINKQAQKNNRVIDCLFQVYIADEETKYGLGYDELIELLRSDEYAQLKNIRMVGVMGIATNTNNQKQIKEEFYELATLFKGLKQAFFRDKPEFAEISMGMSGDYLTAIEQGSTMIRVGSAIFGERSKKPLTGQNNN, from the coding sequence ATGAGCATCTCTGCCAACATCAACGACTTTAAAAAGCAATTAGGCGCTGTAAATGTCAAACTAATAGCTGTTTCTAAAACGCAGCCAATTGAAAAAATACAGGAAGCTTATGATGCGGGCCAAAAAATATTTGGTGAAAATCAGGTGCAGGAAATGGTTGAAAAACACGAATTGCTGCCAAGAGATATTGAATGGCACTTAATTGGACATCTTCAAACCAATAAAGTGAAGTACATTGCCCCGTTTGTAAATCTAATTCATTCGGTTGACAGTTTGAAACTTTTGCAAGAGATTAATAAGCAAGCCCAAAAGAATAACCGAGTAATTGATTGTTTATTTCAGGTTTATATTGCTGATGAAGAAACAAAATACGGCTTGGGTTATGATGAGCTGATTGAATTGCTGCGGTCGGATGAATACGCTCAACTAAAAAACATACGCATGGTAGGAGTGATGGGAATTGCAACCAACACCAATAATCAAAAGCAAATCAAAGAGGAGTTTTATGAATTAGCCACTCTTTTTAAAGGGCTAAAACAAGCTTTTTTTAGAGACAAACCCGAGTTTGCAGAAATTTCAATGGGCATGTCAGGCGATTACCTTACTGCAATTGAGCAGGGTAGTACAATGATAAGGGTTGGTAGCGCCATTTTTGGTGAGCGCAGTAAGAAGCCTCTTACCGGGCAGAATAATAATTAA
- a CDS encoding aspartate kinase, translated as MQIFKFGGASVKDANGVRNLSKIVKEYGPKELLIVVSAMGKTTDALERLTKAFFNKADETHAIFEEIKKYHFDIIKGLFDGKCLEKVTDEISNTFVEIDWIIEDEPHDDFDYVYDQIVSIGEVVSTKIVAAYLNATELNTKWVDARSYIQTDNTYREGKVDWALSTSLIKEQLPNILKDYTVVTQGFIGGTSENFTTTLGREGSDYSAAIFAYGLDAERMTIWKDVPGVLNADPKWFDNTQKLDQLSYLDAIELAYYGATVIHPKTIKPLQNKQIPLHVRSFIKPGESGTIISNELPETLIPSFIFKVKQVLISISPLDFSFIVEENLSDIFELFHATGVKINTMHNSAISFSVSVDFDERKTLGLIESLKKNYKVKYNDNLELITIRHYNQETIDRVLINKDVLLEVRSRHTIQMVVKDLGN; from the coding sequence ATGCAAATATTCAAATTTGGCGGAGCATCGGTAAAAGATGCAAACGGAGTAAGAAACCTTAGTAAAATTGTAAAAGAATATGGCCCCAAGGAATTGTTGATAGTTGTTTCTGCAATGGGAAAAACAACTGATGCTTTAGAACGTTTAACTAAAGCATTTTTTAATAAGGCAGATGAAACACATGCTATTTTTGAAGAAATTAAGAAATATCATTTTGATATAATTAAGGGGTTATTTGACGGAAAATGTCTTGAGAAAGTAACTGATGAAATTTCAAATACATTTGTTGAGATTGACTGGATTATAGAAGATGAACCACATGATGATTTTGATTATGTGTATGATCAGATTGTTTCAATCGGGGAAGTTGTTTCAACTAAAATTGTAGCTGCTTATCTCAATGCAACGGAATTAAATACAAAGTGGGTTGATGCACGTAGTTATATTCAAACAGATAATACTTATCGTGAAGGTAAGGTTGACTGGGCTTTATCAACTTCATTGATTAAAGAACAATTACCCAATATATTAAAAGATTATACTGTTGTAACTCAGGGTTTTATAGGAGGGACTTCTGAGAATTTTACTACAACATTAGGCAGGGAGGGGTCTGATTACAGCGCAGCTATTTTTGCTTATGGATTAGATGCAGAGAGAATGACCATTTGGAAAGACGTTCCCGGGGTCTTAAATGCGGATCCTAAGTGGTTTGACAATACCCAAAAACTTGATCAGCTTTCTTATTTGGATGCAATTGAATTGGCTTATTATGGCGCTACTGTTATTCACCCTAAGACCATTAAGCCGCTTCAAAATAAACAAATTCCGTTGCATGTTCGATCATTTATTAAGCCGGGAGAAAGTGGAACGATTATTAGCAATGAGTTGCCTGAAACCCTAATTCCGTCATTTATCTTTAAAGTAAAGCAGGTTCTGATTTCAATTTCCCCACTTGATTTTTCGTTTATTGTTGAAGAAAACCTCAGCGATATATTTGAGCTATTTCATGCAACCGGAGTTAAAATAAACACTATGCATAATTCGGCAATTAGTTTTTCAGTGAGTGTTGATTTTGATGAGCGTAAAACTCTAGGGTTGATTGAATCCTTGAAGAAAAACTATAAGGTAAAATACAATGATAATCTAGAACTGATCACCATTCGACATTATAACCAAGAAACAATAGACAGGGTTCTTATCAATAAAGATGTATTATTGGAGGTGAGAAGCAGACATACCATTCAAATGGTTGTTAAAGATTTAGGAAACTAA
- a CDS encoding DUF6452 family protein, producing MKHITIYLILAILFSIISCTQDKICSDTTPSPGMVVEFYSDTALPKQPGKRDTFKYFLPDTLTIYGIGAVDSALKKQTNVQKFILPVNFDATASDYVLVMKSKATSTAPSTLKRDTLKAKYELKREFVSQECGFKNVFPNAEITTSKNRIKNYSQLQKDIVNEASTTLRIYFLY from the coding sequence ATGAAGCACATTACTATTTATCTTATTCTAGCAATTTTATTTAGTATAATTTCGTGTACGCAAGATAAAATCTGCAGTGATACAACTCCTAGCCCTGGAATGGTTGTTGAATTTTATTCTGATACAGCATTGCCTAAACAACCCGGAAAAAGAGACACTTTTAAATACTTTCTTCCAGACACCCTAACTATTTATGGTATTGGAGCAGTTGATAGTGCGTTAAAAAAACAAACCAATGTTCAAAAATTTATATTGCCTGTCAACTTTGATGCTACTGCTTCTGATTACGTTTTGGTTATGAAAAGTAAGGCCACTTCAACAGCGCCTAGCACCTTAAAAAGAGATACTCTGAAAGCAAAATATGAACTAAAGCGTGAATTTGTCTCGCAAGAATGTGGGTTTAAAAATGTGTTTCCGAACGCTGAAATTACCACTTCAAAAAATCGTATCAAGAACTACTCACAATTACAAAAGGACATTGTTAATGAAGCATCGACTACTCTTAGGATTTATTTTTTGTATTAG
- a CDS encoding GNAT family N-acetyltransferase, producing MSIIIREALITDCPRLLELVKELAVYEKAPDQVTVTLAHFEETGFGPNPVWKAFVADRDGMVVGFALYYVRYSTWKGARMYLEDVLVTEKMRGNGIGKLLFDRLIVEAKEKAFNGIVWQVLNWNEPAINFYKKYNTAFDPEWINCSLEVES from the coding sequence ATGTCAATAATAATACGTGAAGCTCTTATAACTGATTGTCCTCGTTTACTTGAACTAGTTAAAGAACTTGCTGTCTATGAAAAAGCTCCAGATCAGGTAACTGTAACTCTTGCTCATTTTGAGGAGACTGGTTTTGGACCTAACCCTGTTTGGAAAGCTTTTGTTGCAGACCGGGATGGAATGGTTGTTGGTTTTGCTTTGTACTATGTCCGTTATTCAACCTGGAAAGGTGCCCGCATGTATTTGGAAGACGTTTTGGTAACTGAAAAGATGCGTGGCAATGGAATTGGTAAACTTTTATTTGACAGGTTGATCGTTGAAGCTAAGGAAAAGGCTTTTAATGGAATAGTTTGGCAGGTACTTAACTGGAATGAACCCGCAATTAACTTTTATAAGAAATATAATACTGCTTTTGACCCTGAATGGATAAATTGCAGCCTGGAAGTAGAATCATAA
- a CDS encoding TonB-dependent receptor: MNKHIYLITSILILSSSVLFAQKACIRGVVKSNKKSLEGVQINVLGLNNAYFSDANGNYLIPDLPVGKQKLYFNLFEYEEVVKEINLKPNDTITLNIELSPITSKMLDEVVVSGTMKEVSKLKSPIPVEVYTPALFKKNPTPSIFESLGMINGVQPQLNCNVCNTGDIHINGMEGPYTMILIDGMPIVSSLATVYGLSGIPNSMVKRIEVVKGPASTLYGSEAVGGLVNIITKDPQSSPKLNTDLSGTGYGEYNADIATKLKVGKASTLIGLNYFNYSGRYDENNDSFTDVTLQNRASIFNKWTIPLKSNRSANLATRYVYENRWGGETNWSEVFRGSDSIYGESIKTNRFELLGNIELPRHFILDYSYNYHLQDSYYGTTKFYANQQVAFMQLRWSKTFGKHELLSGLPLRYTYYDDNTTGTKGLSGINAPSKSFLPGIFIQDEWKSSEKLSILAGLRYDHHNEHGSIFTPRLSFKYSPNNRNTFRLSTGNGYRVVNLFTEDHAALTGAREVQIKNNLLPERSWNVNLNYSTIINHKSGFIGLDGSVFYTYFTNKITGDFLTDPNKIIYDNLNGYAVSKGITLNTDLSFTNGLKFMLGATYMDVYQTNVDQSNNKVRAPQLFAPKISGTYAISYTINPWQLSIDITGKVNGPMYLPVVPNDYRSAKSPMYNLMNLQLVKKMENGLEIYGGCKNLLNFVPKDPILHPDDPFDRPGGKYYLQNGTPNPITNPYGYAFDPSYNYAPLQGIKAFLGIRYTIK; encoded by the coding sequence ATGAATAAACACATTTACTTAATCACTTCTATCCTGATCTTGAGCTCTTCAGTTTTATTTGCTCAAAAAGCTTGCATTAGGGGTGTTGTTAAATCAAATAAAAAATCCTTAGAAGGAGTCCAAATCAATGTTTTGGGGCTTAATAATGCATATTTTTCCGATGCCAACGGGAACTATTTAATTCCTGACCTTCCTGTAGGGAAACAAAAATTATACTTTAATTTATTTGAGTACGAAGAGGTTGTTAAAGAAATCAATCTAAAACCAAATGATACTATTACGCTAAATATTGAATTAAGCCCCATTACTTCTAAAATGTTGGATGAAGTAGTGGTAAGCGGTACAATGAAAGAAGTATCGAAGTTAAAATCCCCAATTCCAGTTGAGGTTTATACACCTGCATTATTTAAGAAAAATCCTACTCCAAGCATTTTTGAATCATTGGGAATGATTAATGGTGTTCAGCCTCAATTGAACTGTAACGTATGCAATACCGGAGATATTCATATAAATGGAATGGAAGGTCCATATACCATGATTTTGATAGACGGGATGCCAATTGTAAGTAGCTTAGCTACTGTATATGGGCTTTCTGGAATACCCAATAGCATGGTTAAACGGATAGAGGTTGTTAAGGGGCCTGCTTCTACACTTTATGGTTCTGAAGCGGTGGGTGGTTTGGTTAACATTATCACCAAAGACCCTCAGTCATCACCTAAATTAAATACCGATTTATCGGGTACTGGGTATGGAGAGTACAATGCAGATATTGCAACCAAGTTAAAGGTGGGGAAAGCAAGTACTCTTATCGGGCTCAATTATTTTAATTATTCCGGTAGATATGATGAGAATAATGACAGTTTTACAGATGTAACTTTGCAGAACCGTGCTTCAATTTTTAACAAATGGACCATTCCATTAAAATCCAACCGCTCTGCTAATTTAGCAACACGCTACGTTTATGAAAACAGATGGGGTGGAGAAACTAACTGGAGTGAAGTCTTTCGAGGGAGTGACAGTATTTACGGTGAATCAATAAAAACTAATCGCTTTGAGCTATTGGGAAATATTGAACTCCCCAGGCATTTCATTTTGGATTATTCGTACAATTATCATTTGCAAGACTCTTATTACGGTACCACTAAGTTCTATGCTAATCAGCAGGTAGCTTTTATGCAATTACGATGGTCGAAAACATTTGGCAAACATGAACTTCTTTCAGGGCTACCACTCCGTTACACTTATTACGATGATAATACAACCGGAACCAAAGGACTCAGTGGCATTAACGCTCCGTCAAAATCCTTTTTACCCGGGATTTTTATCCAGGATGAATGGAAATCCAGTGAAAAACTAAGCATTTTGGCCGGTTTACGATATGATCATCACAATGAACATGGTAGCATTTTTACTCCGCGGTTAAGTTTCAAATATTCACCTAACAATCGTAATACCTTCCGTCTAAGTACCGGAAATGGCTACCGCGTTGTTAACTTATTTACTGAAGACCATGCTGCATTAACCGGTGCCCGTGAAGTTCAAATTAAGAATAACCTATTACCTGAACGTTCATGGAATGTGAATCTTAATTATTCAACAATCATTAATCATAAAAGTGGATTTATTGGTTTAGACGGCAGTGTTTTTTATACCTATTTTACCAATAAAATTACAGGTGATTTCTTAACCGACCCTAATAAAATTATCTATGACAACTTAAATGGTTATGCTGTTTCAAAAGGTATTACATTAAATACGGATTTAAGTTTTACAAATGGACTTAAATTTATGCTTGGAGCAACTTACATGGATGTTTATCAAACGAATGTGGATCAAAGTAATAACAAAGTAAGGGCACCTCAATTATTTGCACCCAAAATTTCAGGAACTTATGCTATAAGCTATACTATAAATCCTTGGCAACTATCTATTGATATTACTGGCAAAGTAAACGGGCCAATGTATCTTCCTGTAGTACCTAATGATTATCGTTCGGCAAAATCACCAATGTACAATTTGATGAATTTGCAGCTTGTTAAAAAAATGGAAAATGGATTAGAGATCTACGGAGGGTGCAAAAACTTGCTTAATTTTGTTCCTAAAGATCCAATTCTACACCCGGATGATCCGTTTGATAGGCCAGGAGGAAAGTATTATCTCCAAAATGGTACACCCAATCCGATAACGAATCCTTATGGTTATGCTTTTGATCCGTCTTATAATTATGCTCCGTTGCAAGGTATAAAAGCGTTTTTAGGAATCAGATACACAATTAAATAA
- a CDS encoding DUF4296 domain-containing protein, translated as MESACSTSLGISLKKKVNFITPFQVNLVKLGSGLLLILTIWSCSNKNKPSDLIPKEKMKNILMDMHLVESRSFRISNSDSAKRVTKASYQFIFKKYKIDTAQLRSSLEYYLSEPELLDNMYEQMIDSLSKRQTKLVKEDRKDMKPAVDLKLDSIKKDSIKLKKQLKERQLTKDSIKRDAENIKRRFNVKKHPVM; from the coding sequence ATGGAAAGTGCTTGTTCAACATCATTGGGTATATCGTTAAAAAAGAAAGTAAACTTTATAACCCCTTTTCAGGTTAATTTAGTTAAGCTTGGTTCAGGTTTGCTATTGATTCTTACAATCTGGAGCTGCTCAAACAAAAACAAACCTTCTGATTTAATTCCAAAGGAAAAAATGAAAAATATTCTGATGGATATGCATTTGGTTGAGTCGAGGTCATTTAGAATTTCAAATTCTGATTCTGCCAAAAGGGTAACCAAAGCTTCCTATCAGTTCATCTTTAAAAAGTATAAAATTGATACAGCCCAATTAAGAAGTAGTTTAGAATATTATTTAAGCGAACCTGAATTGCTCGACAATATGTATGAGCAAATGATCGACAGTCTCTCAAAACGACAAACCAAATTGGTAAAAGAAGATCGTAAAGACATGAAACCTGCTGTTGATTTAAAACTTGATTCAATTAAAAAGGATTCTATTAAGCTTAAAAAACAGCTTAAAGAACGACAATTAACTAAAGATTCTATTAAAAGGGATGCCGAAAACATTAAACGGAGATTTAATGTTAAGAAGCACCCAGTAATGTAA
- a CDS encoding DUF6048 family protein, producing MKHRLLLGFIFCISTCLFFEKTSIAQDAIKTRVPNNDTLTYKLPPSFSFGIDISYPIRYAFDNDIKAFEVVADYRLNNKWFLAGEVGYADATHINDYLSYQTKGPYLKLGGNLNIVKFEKPTNNSVFLGARAVFSNLSTDVNNYTINQPSWPAQSNGSFSVENTSVYSLEFLFGVRMELFKNFLMGYTVRGAFPIVNNKPEGFDNLYIPGLGFKRNFMFNFNYTLSYMLPLGKIQHNVPLPKKNRKK from the coding sequence ATGAAGCATCGACTACTCTTAGGATTTATTTTTTGTATTAGTACTTGTTTATTTTTTGAAAAAACCAGCATAGCTCAGGATGCTATTAAAACTAGAGTTCCTAATAATGACACGTTGACTTATAAACTTCCTCCTTCCTTTTCGTTTGGAATTGATATAAGTTATCCTATTCGTTATGCTTTTGACAATGATATTAAAGCATTTGAAGTTGTTGCAGATTATAGGTTAAATAACAAATGGTTCCTTGCCGGTGAAGTCGGTTATGCCGATGCTACCCACATTAACGATTACTTATCGTATCAAACTAAAGGGCCATATTTAAAGCTTGGTGGCAACCTTAATATTGTAAAATTTGAAAAACCGACCAATAATTCAGTATTCTTGGGAGCAAGAGCAGTTTTTAGTAATCTATCGACTGATGTAAATAATTATACTATTAATCAACCTAGCTGGCCTGCCCAATCAAACGGTTCTTTTTCGGTTGAAAACACCAGCGTTTACAGTTTAGAGTTCCTTTTTGGTGTAAGAATGGAATTGTTTAAGAACTTTTTAATGGGTTACACAGTTCGAGGAGCATTTCCAATTGTAAATAATAAACCGGAAGGATTTGATAATCTTTATATCCCTGGACTTGGTTTTAAGCGTAACTTCATGTTCAATTTCAATTATACTTTGAGTTACATGTTGCCATTGGGAAAAATTCAGCATAATGTACCTCTTCCTAAAAAGAACCGAAAAAAGTAA
- a CDS encoding MATE family efflux transporter, with the protein MKANINSVADKISFREINRLAIPALLAGVVEPVLSLTDLVIVGRIPFDKTEIIAAVGVASSLIAAMTWILAQTSSAISSIVSRYLGTKRLHELDSLVVQTFIFSLLLSSTVTLVTKYFTVDIFKLYNADGKILSYAVDYFKIRVWGFPFSLITFTLYGVFRGLQNTLWSMYIGLFGGVLHIFLDIVLVFGVGGIIQPMNIEGAAYASLITQVLMFLVALYFFITKTPFKLIPGRIVHPELFHLIRLSVNLFFRAAALNFSFYLANRYATGYGKQYIAAHAIIANLFLFIAFVIDGYGNAGNAISGKLLGSKDFKKLWLLGIDLSKIVVGIALFIMAVCGIGYFLIGKVFTSDPSVLKVFYQTFWILILMLPINALAFSYDAIFKGLGEAVFLRNLLIGSTFLAFIPSLWVFDYLDMKLYGIWAAFTLFMLYRCLGSIWKFKSKYLA; encoded by the coding sequence TTGAAAGCAAATATCAATTCTGTAGCTGATAAAATTAGTTTTCGAGAAATTAATCGCTTAGCTATTCCTGCTTTACTAGCTGGTGTAGTAGAGCCCGTATTATCCCTCACTGATTTGGTTATTGTTGGCCGCATCCCCTTTGATAAAACAGAAATTATTGCGGCGGTTGGTGTTGCCAGTTCATTAATTGCTGCAATGACATGGATTTTGGCTCAAACCAGTTCAGCTATCTCTTCCATTGTTTCGAGATATTTAGGAACTAAGCGTTTGCACGAACTGGATAGCCTGGTTGTACAAACGTTTATTTTTAGCTTATTACTTAGTTCTACAGTTACATTGGTAACCAAATATTTTACCGTTGACATATTTAAACTATATAATGCCGATGGTAAAATACTAAGTTACGCCGTTGATTACTTTAAAATAAGGGTTTGGGGCTTTCCATTCAGTTTAATTACGTTTACCCTTTATGGAGTATTCCGAGGGTTGCAAAATACACTCTGGTCAATGTATATTGGCTTATTTGGAGGGGTTTTACATATCTTCCTTGATATTGTTCTTGTGTTTGGGGTGGGAGGTATTATTCAACCAATGAACATTGAAGGGGCTGCATATGCCAGTTTAATTACACAGGTGCTTATGTTTTTGGTAGCACTTTATTTCTTTATTACTAAAACGCCATTCAAATTAATACCAGGTCGTATTGTTCATCCTGAGTTGTTTCATTTAATACGTTTAAGTGTTAATTTGTTTTTCAGGGCAGCTGCACTAAACTTTTCGTTCTATCTGGCAAATAGATACGCAACAGGATATGGTAAGCAATACATAGCTGCTCATGCTATCATTGCCAACCTCTTTTTGTTTATTGCCTTTGTAATTGATGGTTACGGTAATGCCGGAAATGCAATATCTGGAAAATTATTAGGATCTAAGGACTTTAAAAAGTTATGGCTTTTGGGGATTGATTTGTCTAAAATTGTTGTGGGTATAGCTCTATTTATTATGGCCGTATGTGGTATAGGTTACTTCCTTATTGGGAAGGTGTTTACAAGTGATCCCAGTGTTTTAAAAGTGTTTTACCAAACTTTTTGGATACTTATATTGATGCTCCCAATTAATGCTTTAGCTTTTTCATACGACGCTATTTTTAAAGGTTTGGGAGAGGCTGTATTCCTCCGAAATTTATTGATTGGCTCTACCTTTTTGGCATTTATTCCATCACTTTGGGTGTTCGATTATTTAGATATGAAGCTTTATGGTATATGGGCTGCGTTTACACTTTTCATGCTATATCGCTGCTTAGGCTCTATCTGGAAATTTAAATCAAAGTATCTAGCATAA
- a CDS encoding endonuclease MutS2, whose product MLYPENVGEKLGFNEIRELLRHECLSTMGKNLVDKIQFITNYELLKKLLSQTAEFKEILLNDAPFPSSNYIDIQYLVNKIRVEGTFLSEEDFFSLTLVLTTVFQTIRYFKEREELYPHLQTLLEGLVVEQKILKEIDAVIDPKGKIRPNASPELQKIIREIASAESESRRRLDAIFKNAIKEGWSADGSLTIRDGRLVIPVLAEHKRKMKGLIHDESATGQTIYLEPAEVFELNNKVRDLEFEKRREIIRILTSLTNEVRPYSSLLSTYHNLLTKIDFIRAKASLAIKLDASMPILKNEPYFKLSNARHPLLYLNFKQSGQTIVPLNIKIDLKARIVLVSGPNAGGKSVCMKTVGLLQLMLQAGMLIPADNFSEAGIFKRILVDIGDDQSIESDLSTYSAHLTKMKTFVEMASYHSLIMIDEFGTGTDPQFGGPIAEAVLQVLNQKKAKGVITTHYSNLKLFANNTDGLENASMLFDNTHMQPMYVLQMGKPGSSYAFEIAQKIGLPEQVLKLAKVKIGDQQKKVDTLLVDLEREKKQLYDTKIEIERRQKRLNELLEENKKLKEYYEENRKKLVNDAKIQAQDILKNANKLVENTIAEIRTTKAEKEATKQVRQKLVEEQQKLQLKPAKQIKKRELEPIAVGDWIKLIDSDTTGKVIELNKTNAVIAIGELMSVVKLNRLEKIQSKDKVQNTKSTYAEYQIQQRSNFSPEIDVRGMRGEEALYEIEKYLDRAVMMSQSSLRIIHGRGDGILRKLIRDYLKKYSAVSHIEDEHPDRGGDGISIVNLK is encoded by the coding sequence GTGTTATACCCCGAGAACGTAGGAGAAAAACTAGGATTTAACGAAATAAGAGAGTTATTGCGCCATGAATGCCTTAGCACAATGGGTAAAAATCTGGTTGATAAAATTCAGTTTATTACCAATTATGAACTGCTTAAGAAATTGCTCTCTCAAACTGCCGAATTCAAAGAAATCCTATTGAATGACGCCCCGTTTCCTTCATCCAATTATATCGATATTCAATATCTGGTCAATAAAATAAGAGTTGAAGGAACTTTTTTATCTGAAGAAGATTTTTTCTCACTCACCTTAGTACTCACCACCGTTTTTCAAACCATTAGGTACTTTAAGGAACGTGAAGAGTTATATCCTCATTTACAGACTTTATTGGAAGGACTGGTAGTTGAGCAAAAAATTCTCAAAGAAATCGATGCTGTTATTGACCCGAAAGGAAAAATAAGGCCCAATGCTTCTCCAGAACTGCAAAAGATTATCAGAGAAATAGCTTCTGCAGAAAGCGAATCGAGAAGAAGACTGGATGCCATTTTCAAAAATGCGATTAAGGAAGGCTGGAGTGCTGATGGCAGCTTGACCATTCGTGACGGTCGATTGGTGATTCCTGTTCTTGCTGAACATAAGCGCAAAATGAAGGGACTCATTCATGATGAATCAGCAACTGGGCAAACCATTTATTTAGAACCTGCCGAAGTTTTTGAGCTAAATAATAAGGTTCGAGATTTAGAATTTGAGAAACGCCGGGAAATCATTCGTATTCTAACATCGTTAACAAATGAAGTTCGCCCCTACTCATCTTTGTTATCTACATATCACAACCTTCTGACAAAAATTGATTTCATTAGGGCTAAAGCTTCATTAGCGATTAAGCTTGATGCAAGCATGCCTATTTTGAAAAATGAACCCTATTTCAAATTAAGTAATGCCCGTCATCCGCTATTATACCTTAATTTTAAACAAAGTGGTCAAACGATAGTACCATTAAATATTAAAATTGATCTAAAGGCCCGGATAGTTTTGGTGTCAGGCCCAAATGCAGGTGGCAAGTCAGTTTGTATGAAGACCGTAGGCTTGCTTCAATTGATGCTTCAAGCAGGAATGCTTATCCCCGCCGATAACTTCTCTGAAGCGGGCATTTTTAAACGAATTTTGGTAGATATTGGAGATGACCAGTCTATTGAGAGTGATTTGAGTACCTATAGTGCGCACCTAACCAAAATGAAAACTTTTGTTGAGATGGCCAGCTATCATTCTTTGATCATGATTGATGAGTTTGGAACCGGCACTGACCCTCAGTTTGGCGGTCCAATAGCTGAAGCCGTTTTACAAGTACTCAATCAAAAAAAGGCAAAAGGCGTAATTACAACCCATTATTCAAATCTTAAACTGTTTGCAAATAATACCGATGGGCTAGAGAACGCATCCATGTTATTTGATAATACACATATGCAACCTATGTATGTATTACAAATGGGAAAGCCAGGAAGTTCCTATGCATTCGAAATTGCACAAAAAATTGGTTTGCCTGAACAGGTTTTAAAATTGGCCAAGGTGAAAATTGGTGACCAACAAAAGAAAGTAGATACGCTTTTAGTTGACCTGGAACGTGAGAAAAAGCAACTTTACGACACCAAGATTGAAATAGAAAGACGGCAAAAACGCTTAAATGAACTTCTGGAAGAAAACAAGAAACTGAAAGAATACTACGAGGAAAATCGTAAAAAACTGGTTAATGATGCTAAAATCCAAGCTCAAGATATTCTTAAGAATGCCAATAAGCTTGTAGAAAATACTATTGCCGAAATCAGAACTACAAAAGCTGAGAAAGAAGCAACCAAGCAAGTGCGTCAGAAGCTTGTTGAGGAGCAACAAAAACTACAACTGAAACCTGCAAAACAAATTAAAAAGAGAGAATTAGAGCCTATTGCTGTGGGTGATTGGATAAAACTTATAGATTCTGACACAACAGGAAAAGTAATAGAACTAAACAAAACCAATGCTGTTATAGCCATTGGAGAATTGATGTCAGTAGTAAAACTTAATCGCTTAGAAAAGATTCAAAGTAAGGACAAGGTACAAAATACCAAATCAACTTATGCTGAGTATCAAATTCAACAGCGGAGTAATTTTAGCCCTGAAATTGATGTGAGGGGAATGCGTGGTGAGGAAGCTTTATATGAGATCGAAAAGTATCTTGATCGAGCCGTAATGATGAGCCAAAGCTCATTACGAATTATTCATGGCCGTGGAGACGGTATTTTGCGTAAACTAATCCGGGACTACCTTAAAAAATACTCTGCTGTTAGTCATATTGAAGATGAGCATCCTGATAGAGGTGGTGATGGAATTTCGATAGTAAACTTAAAATAA